Within Equus przewalskii isolate Varuska chromosome 9, EquPr2, whole genome shotgun sequence, the genomic segment TGCTGCGGTTGAGGCTGCCCGGGTAAGCGTGAGGGACGGGGAGGCCCGGGCGGGGAGAGCGACCCAGGACGGCCAGGCCGTGGGatcggggctgggggtggggcggtgGGGAGGGAGCGACCTGTGCGTGCAGGTGCGAcctcaggtgtgtgtgtgggccCAGCGTGTCACTGCCTGTGTGTGCAGGTGCGACCTCGGATGTGGGCATGTGCCTGAGTGTGTCACAGGGGAAGGGTGTGTTGCGTAACACTACCTGTGTGTACAGATGAGATCTCAGGTGTGTGGGGGGCGCCCGGTGTGTCACCGTACGTGTCAGAGGGGAGGGGAGTCCTGAATGTGTGACACCACCTGCGTGTGCACCTGAGGCCCCAGTTGTGTACATGTGGCCGAGCATGTCACTGTGCACGCATATCTGCATGGAGGGAGTGTTGAGTGTATGACAGCccctgtgtgtgcaggtgtgaCCTCACATGTGTGCCTGTGCCGCATACCCCCTAACCATCACTGCTCATTCCCtttcttccccagcccctggcaaccattaatcaaccctctgtctctgttctggacatttcatgtaaatgggatcatacaatagGTGagttttttgtgtctggcttttttcactgagcataatgttttcactAAGTGTGCTGTGCTatgtatgtatcagtacttcattcgtTTTTACAGCTGCATTACATTCccttgtatggatgtaccacagtttgtccaaataatgctgctgtgaacattcacgtacaggtttttgtgtgaatgtgttttCAGTCTGGGGGAGTGAGGCAGTTGGTCTGTCCATTCTGTCTCTCAGCCACATATCCAGGAAAGGGACAGAGCAGGGCCCGGCAATGAAGACACCTGGGAGGAGGTCTTAGCAGGCGAATGAGTGAATGGTGGTGCTGGGCAGCGTCTAGATaggaggtgggggctttgggTGTTAAGAGTGGTAAGTAGCTACTCTGAAATCAGTGCTGCCTCCTGACAGGCCCCTTCTCCATGGGGTCCCTAAGGACACAGCCACACACGGGCAGAGGAGCTGTTACCAGAGCCTGAGGGTGCCACTGTGGGGCAGTAAAGGCCATGTTGGGGACACATGTTGTGGCTGGCACCACATGCCATCCTAGCCTCCAAGcttcccctgcccagccctgaagGGGAGGGAGACCACACAGGTGTGACAAGTGGCTTTGTGGGGGGCTGGCAAGGGCCATCCAACTGTCCCTCTAGGGGCTGCAGAGCTGAACACTTTGGGAAGTGCTGAGGAATCACTGTGTCTTCATCTGCTCAGCCACTACAACAAAATCCCACAGCCTGAGTGGCTTAACCAACAGCAtcatttctcacacttctggaggcggAAAGTTCAAGATCGGGGTGCCAGCAGGGCTCAGTTCTGGGGAGAGCTCTCTTCCAGGCTTTCgggtggctgccttctcactgtccTCACGTGgcggagagagaaagaaagagctttGGTCTCTACCTTTTctgataagggcactaatcccatcatgggacTCCACCCTCAAGACCTCATCACCCCAAAGGTCCCACACCTCCAAACACCttcactttgggggttagggcATTAACATAGGGATTTGGGGGAGATACAGATATTTAGGTGAGACTACAGTATCCAGTATCAAGGCGATAATACTGCCAACTCTTGGCTTAGGCCACTCAGCATGAGCCCCCGACAACAGAGCGTTTCCCAGAACATTCACATCTGCTGTTCCCCATGGGGCTAGCCCTGGTCAGACATGGCCCATGGCTGAGCCAGTGCATGTGGCATGTTTCACAAGCCAGTGACATTTAAGGACTTGGTTGTGGACTTCACGTGGGAGAAGTGGGGGCTGCTGGGCCCAACACAGAGGATCCTGTTCCACGACGTGATGCTAAGGAACTACAGCAACCTGGTGTCCCTGGCTGAGGCCTCCCTGTCACCTCTTCATCCATGTCATTTGTGTGTGTTTCCCCTGCCTCGTCCTCGATCATTCACACCCAGGTGTGTCCTTGCTCTGACTCATGTCCCCCAGCCAAGTCCCCCCAGTGCAAAGACCGGGTGCCCCAACCTATGTCACCAGGTAGAGACCTTTCCTGTGCCTTGGGACACATACAATGCCCTATTTGGCCCTGGCTGACTTGTAGCAACAGCATCAatgttttcctcctcccttctcaccATGGGCAGGACTTCCTGATTCCAAACCAGACGCGATCTCCAAGCTGGAGCAGTGGGAAGACCCCTGGACTGTGGAGAGAGATGCCCCGAGAGGTCCAGGTGAGTGAAGGAAGGGTCTCCCTATCAgatcagtttattatttttttaatttaattttccccagctttgttgaggtataattaacaaataaaaattctatatatttaagATGGTATTTTGATAGATGTATATgctatgaaatgattaccactatCAAGCTGATTAAtatatccatcaccacatatagttatgagttttttccccctgtggtgagaacacttaagattcACTCTCAGGAAAGTTGAGACGTACAATGCAGTGTTTTAACTGTAACTGTTGTTaactgttctttctcctcctagGGCAAGAAGGTGCAGTGTACAACCAACAGGAAAGAGTGGGTAGGTGCAGGAGCCTGGAAACAAACCCAGActcattaagcagtcactctccCAGCCCTGACAAcaactagtctactttctgtctccacagatttgcctgttctgaatctttcatataaatggaatttatataaatgtattcatatattttcatatagatacatataagacgaaatgtggtcttttgtgtctggccttttagcatagtgttttcataGTTTATCCACATTGTAGCACAGATcagtccttcattcttttttgtggctgaataatattccactgagtGGATagaccatgttttgtttatacattcttTGCTGGTGGAGAGTTGGGCTGTTTTCACATTTCGGCGATTGGGAACAGTGCCACCATGAACAGTCACATGCAGGTTTTTGTTCGAGCACTTGTTTTGCACTCTCTGGGCCAGGCCCGGCTCCAGTGAGGGCATGGTTGTGAAACAGCCCCACCAGCAGCTGACAGTTGGGGTGGCTCCTGAGGCTTTGGCCGGTGTCTTTCTGTGTTCCTCTACCCGTTTCCTTCCCACCTGTGCAGCAAAGGGTTAACACAGCAGGCCTGTGGCCACCATCCCCCAAAAGGCCTGGGGCAACATTGGCCTTTGGCTGGTGTCTTGGAACTTGGATTTCAGGAGGGTCCTCACCATCCCCTAAATGATCAGAGTGGCTCGTTGTGCCTAAACCGTTTTGGTTTATACTGAACACGTGCTTTCCTTCTTGGGTTCAGGAATTTTGGTACATGCTGTGCAGTGGGTGCCTCAGTCCTTGTCCCCTTCCTCAACTGCGGGAGCCCCTTCTAAAAGCCGCAGattcggggccagccccgtggctgagtggttaagtttgcacgctctgctgcggcggcccagggtttcgctggttcaaatcctgggcacagacatggcactgctcattaggccaagctgaggtggcatcccatatgccacagctagaaggacccacaactaagaatatacaactatgtaccagggggctttggggagaaaaaggaaaaaaaaaatcttaaaagccacAGACTCGTACCACCCTGGCCTGCAGCTCGTTCTGGCAGCCTAGCCTGACTGCTGAGGTTCTGGATTGGCGGTACACAGTCAGGGTGGGGCTTGAGCATGtttctctgcttatttttcaGACTCAGAGCCTGGGTCCCGAGCCATATGGCTGCTTCCAGACCAAGGCGCTCTTCCTCAGGGGCAGATGACAATGGGACTCTTGGGGCAGGATTTCCGGCACATAATCCTAAGAGAAGTCACGGAGCATGGCAGCCAGGTGGCAGAAAGACATTGCCAAGCAGTGACACCTAGCTAGAGGGAGAGGAGCCTTGGAGGAAGGTTCCTCTGGTGCCGTTTCCTCACTGAGCATCAAAATCGTCCCCCAGGGGTGCAGGCTCCCACAAACTGTGTTCATAAAAAGGGTCTCACATGTGTTTCAGTCCTAGGTCAGGGGCGCCCCTGCCAAGGAGAAGGTGTGTGTACAGAAGCCTGTGACTCTTTTCCAGACCTCCGTCACCCACAAGGTGTCCACACTGAAGAGGGCACACTGGCATGTGGCGGATGGGAGGATGCCTTTGGCAAGAACACAAGCTTCCTGAGCTCTCAGCGGATTCCTGACAGGTGGAAGCTCTATGTGTGTG encodes:
- the LOC103558250 gene encoding uncharacterized protein isoform X3, whose protein sequence is MHVCICANGKKYTSRILKRTDIKLRWSVHDGPCVSPGAERPTSSHAPLGRHRTTDSISQDAIHPVPGRLQSRGAQSPLGGEVPGRPRASWRKRGPKCLWLLCIGGGRASGGALWLCEQTAAKPLATINQPSVSVLDISCKWDHTIGLPDSKPDAISKLEQWEDPWTVERDAPRGPGQEGAVYNQQERVDSEPGSRAIWLLPDQGALPQGQMTMGLLGQDFRHIILREVTEHGSQVAERHCQAVTPS
- the LOC103558250 gene encoding uncharacterized protein isoform X2 → MHVCICANGKKYTSRILKRTDIKLRWSVHDGPCVSPGAERPTSSHAPLGRHRTTDSISQDAIHPVPGRLQSRGAQSPLGGEVPGRPRASWRKRGPKCLWLLCIGGGRASGGALWLCEQTAAKPLATINQPSVSVLDISCKWDHTIGLPDSKPDAISKLEQWEDPWTVERDAPRGPGQEGAVYNQQERVVLGQGRPCQGEGVCTEACDSFPDLRHPQGVHTEEGTLACGGWEDAFGKNTSFLSSQRIPDRWKLYVCEECGKAFG